One stretch of Bactrocera tryoni isolate S06 unplaced genomic scaffold, CSIRO_BtryS06_freeze2 scaffold_7, whole genome shotgun sequence DNA includes these proteins:
- the LOC120781557 gene encoding tigger transposable element-derived protein 2-like isoform X3, with protein sequence MQCNGMYKRAYCIGKSAKPRSFKGKQLPLPYYNNRSAWMTSFIWKKIRIDLNQNLEKDNKQICLIVDNAPCPNTDEKFSNITIEFLLPNTTALIQPLDQGIIHSFKMEYRQILIKKQICALEKGLSIVEFLKSLTILDGIKYANRAWNFVKQQTIRNCFEKTSIDNIEFITDEIATTEGENYEWCTLQNEYI encoded by the exons atgCAATGCAACGGCATGTATAAACGTGCATATTGCATTGGAAAGTCGGCTAAACCACGGTCCTTTAAAGGAAAACAGCTACCGCTGCCATATTATAATAATAGAAGTGCTTGGATGACGAGTTTTATTTGGAAAAAGATTCGAATAGATCTCAatcaaaatcttgaaaaagataACAAGCAGATATGTTTGATTGTTGATAATGCTCCTTGCCCCAATACAGATGAGAAATTCTCAAACATTACGATTGAGTTTTTGCTGCCAAATACAACTGCCCTTATACAGCCACTTGATCAAGGTATCATCCACTCATTTAAAATGGAATATCGACAAAtcctaataaaaaaacaaatttgtgcgTTGGAGAAGGGCCTATCTATAGTTGAATTCCTGAAATCGCTCACTATTTTGGATGGTATCAAATATGCAAATCGCGCTTGGAACTTTGTTAAGCAGCAAACAATTAGGAATTGTTTCGAAAAG ACAAGCATTGACAACATTGAATTCATTACAGATGAGATTGCAACCACTGAAGGCGAAAACTATGAATGGTGCACACTTCAGAACGAA